The Theileria orientalis strain Shintoku DNA, chromosome 3, complete genome genome window below encodes:
- a CDS encoding uncharacterized protein (autophagocytosis associated protein, C-terminal domain containing protein) — protein MRRAYEVFTTSFSHLFDPDDFGLGLGGSLNVNDFIAHGDVLVEVNKIWKWAGRSASTYDSNLPDDKQYLHSERVVCLKGIKSETTTHDSWEVAGTSEDKGEYPNNLYEDDPASLDETSYRKYDMSVTYDRYNETPRLWLRGYNQFGLPLTKDEMLEDVPEAYVGKSVTVEKHPFTGYLTLTVHPCNQKEIVNTEKENFRTNKIRQLQDLNLRGQSPTDF, from the exons ATGAGGAGAGCTTATGAAGTGTTTACGACCAGCTTCTCTCACTTATTTGATCCCGATGACTTCGGCCTGGGCCTAGGGGGGTCTCTAAACGTCAATGACTTCATTGCACACGGCGATGTTCTGGTGGAAGTGAACAAAATATGGAAATG GGCTGGAAGGTCTGCATCAACATACGATTCGAATCTTCCTGACGATAAACAGTACCTGCATAGTGAACGCGTTGTGTGTTTAAAGGGAATAAAATCG GAGACCACGACCCATGATTCCTGGGAGGTGGCTGGCACTTCTGAGGACAAGGGTGAATATCCTAATAACCTATACGAA GATGATCCAGCTAGTTTGGATGAGACTTCCTACAGGAAATATGACATGAGTGTAACATATGATCGCTATAATGAAACGCCAAGACTGTGGCTGAGGGGATACAACCAg TTCGGGCTTCCTTTAACCAAGGATGAGATGCTGGAAGACGTTCCAGAGGCTTACGTTGGAAAATCAGTAACTGTGGAAAAACATCCCTTCACGGGGTACCTTACTTTAACAGTTCACCCTTGTAACCAGAAGGAGATTGTGAATACCGAGAAGGAGAACTTCAG AACGAATAAAATACGACAGCTGCAGGATTTGAACCTACGCGGGCAGAGCCCAACAGATTTCTAG
- a CDS encoding uncharacterized protein (cell cycle control PP-loop ATPase MesJ/YaeO family protein), producing MEKIFILNIYIVYSICSTHCVNSAICKINKLNFIGYKLNNASGFGTNLYGANASNSLPSGDSYSTGRIDVVKYNNPNLNGSSAERLFEVNNRHTPALKLPIKCVLDSLIPEIFRVLEARKKLGCTSIPSLLCCSGGVDSMSLLHSFGLIKENYECLVNDHIQLNFSTYPISTGGPRPDQRSRRKMMMELFDEFYKNLNVIYFNHKQREDVERDIEVIRRACEDYKFNMIIEELPSSILQEGKETGLQNIFRAWRRETCIKIINHLSTIKIKGSAASNGPPSSGNERTIPSSIRNKQLELNGPLEQELESVRKLGDIVDLKGLIFMGHNLDDNFETLLLKILRGSFVSNLTPMELYDNLDHREYMLVRPYINVKKAKLISFMQGLKETYNEDSSNNKLYYTRNLMRNLIIPEVLSNLSGSIAANIGGNEDVVRDKVEDRPLLLGLHTKLKYLSKQCHNISGLLEHEVDMYYDYINSKYRLGVNGSGISSGNSSSDSGTNKDSDDALSKSAGDVAKESCKEAYRQFYASLFRSCYNGRTDKLETVFDNNLSYLRRVGLRLDGLFNLKEWNIIPNRMIKEQVLYRYIVEKTRGNVLYRVLYKLVNDLSKEPFSETLKMYSVGSHLMYHQGYYLKLGPNAPRGKNAAEATATTTEHGSHSSKGTEVNNESGSVKELAATDEQSGNSRKLIFSDENVTIYNCIDKLNVAVTNPRGRYHVNLKLEPARARDSKGIFDLHYNSGTGELDEVARENSGIAADGPGSRGDRRKLELEIRYLKEDDVSTSRKMWSNTVYKILGNIGLHRFLKDEVPALVVAGTNDVIGLYGYNLIPPYRNRDSQTILYQMDGLRRPSQYQLTIL from the exons atggaaaaaatattcattttaaatatttacattgtttatTCAATATGTTCAACTCACTGTGTAAACTCTGCtatctgtaaaataaataaattaaacttcaTAGgctataaattaaacaatgCAAGTGGTTTTGGAACCAATTTGTATGGCGCAAATGCTAGTAATTCCCTACCCAGTGGAGATTCCTATTCAACTGGGCGCATTGatgttgtaaaatataacaacCCCAATCTCAATGGAAGTAGTGCGGAAAGATTGTTCGAAGTTAACAATAGACACACACCTGCACTAAAATTACCCATCAAGTGTGTTTTGGATTCGCTGATACCTGAAATCTTCAGAGTACTCGAGGCCAGGAAGAAGCTAGGATGCACAAGCATACCCAGTTTACTCTGCTGCAGCGGAGGAGTAGATTCGATGTCACTGTTGCACTCATTTGGACTCATTAAAGAAAATTACGAATGCCTGGTAAATGACCATATTCAGCTGAACTTCAGCACTTATCCAATAAGCACCGGTGGACCTAGGCCGGACCAGAGGAGTAGAAGGAAAATGATGATGGAACTGTTCGATGAATTTTACAAGAACCTCAAcgttatttatttcaacCATAAGCAGAGAGAAGATGTGGAAAGAGATATTGAGGTGATTAGAAGGGCGTGCGAAGATTATAAGTTTAATATGATCATAGAAGAACTACCCTCGTCAATACTACAGGAGGGGAAGGAAACAGGACTGCAGAACATATTCAGAGCATGGCGAAGAGAAACCtgcataaaaataataaatcacCTTTCCacgataaaaataaaagggaGTGCAGCTAGCAATGGGCCGCCAAGCAGTGGGAACGAGCGCACAATTCCGAGCTCAATTAGGAACAAGCAGCTAGAATTGAACGGGCCATTAGAGCAGGAGTTGGAGAGCGTAAGGAAGCTCGGAGACATAGTTGACCTGAAAGGACTAATATTCATGGGACACAACTTGGATGACAACTTTGAAACACTTCTGCTGAAGATACTGAGAGGCTCGTTTGTATCGAATCTAAC GCCAATGGAGTTGTACGATAACCTGGATCACAGAGAATACATGCTCGTGAGGCCATATATTAACGTGAAAAAGGCGAAACTGATTTCATTCATGCAA GGTTTGAAGGAAACGTACAATGAGGACTCTAGTAACAATAAGTTGTATTACACTCGGAACTTAATGAGGAATTTAATCATACCGGAAGTGTTGAGTAACCTGTCCGGGAGTATCGCAGCAAACATTGGTGGGAACGAAGATGTGGTAAGGGACAAAGTTGAAGATAGACCACTCCTACTGGGATTGCACACCAAGTTAAAGTACTTATCGAAGCAGTGCCACAATATTAGTGGTCTGCTGGAACATGAGGTGGATATGTACTATGATTACATTAACTCGAAGTATAGACTGGGTGTGAATGGCAGTGGTATCAGTAGCGGTAACAGTAGCAGTGATAGTGGCACTAACAAAGATTCGGATGACGCATTGAGTAAATCAGCAGGCGACGTTGCAAAGGAGTCCTGTAAGGAGGCGTACAGGCAGTTTTACGCAAGTCTGTTTCGTAGTTGCTATAATGGGAGGACGGATAAGTTGGAAACTGTGTTTGACAACAACTTGAGTTACCTGAGGAGAGTGGGACTACGGCTCGACGGCCTCTTTAACCTTAAGGAGTGGAACATCATACCAAACAGGATGATCAAGGAGCAGGTGCTGTACAGGTACATCGTGGAGAAAACCCGAGGCAACGTCCTGTACAGGGTCCTTTACAAGCTGGTAAACGACCTGTCGAAGGAGCCCTTTTCAGAAACCCTAAAAATGTACTCAGTGGGAAGTCACTTGATGTACCATCAGGGCTACTACCTGAAGCTGGGACCGAACGCACCGAGGGGTAAAAATGCGGCTGAGGCCACAGCCACAACTACTGAGCATGGATCACACAGCAGCAAGGGTACTGAGGTTAATAACGAATCAGGATCCGTCAAAGAGTTGGCGGCCACCGATGAGCAGTCTGGCAACAGCAGGAAATTGATATTCAGCGACGAGAACGTAACCATATACAACTGCATCGATAAGTTGAATGTGGCAGTTACTAACCCTCGAGGACGTTACCACGTTAATTTGAAGCTGGAGCCGGCACGTGCCAGAGACAGCAAGGGCATATTTGATTTACATTACAACAGCGGCACCGGCGAGCTCGATGAGGTGGCCCGTGAGAACAGTGGTATCGCAGCTGACGGCCCTGGAAGTCGTGGAGATAGGCGGAAGTTGGAGTTGGAGATTCGGTAtctgaaggaggacgacgTTTCCACCAGTCGGAAGATGTGGTCGAACACCGTCTACAAGATCCTGGGCAACATCGGACTGCACAGGTTCCTCAAGGACGAGGTTCCGGCCCTGGTGGTGGCCGGAACAAACGACGTCATAGGCCTCTACGGGTACAACCTGATTCCGCCGTACCGCAACAGAGACTCGCAGACGATACTATATCAGATGGACGGGCTAAGGAGGCCCAGCCAGTACCAACTAACAATTTTGTAA
- a CDS encoding uncharacterized protein (nuclear transport factor 2 domain containing protein): MSNFVEESVNQVNEMNTGVEVDRVLNGVRNRERNFSRNPRVYKHNQTGRGEMSNLYQYGNGYQNQQYSNNWGENVQFDQTRPTSYSNNYATNYPTSTNSYPTNTNSYPTNTNSNYPASTTSYPNSTSNYSSSRGNNYVHGYTGTMPLVGDARMAPMPMNNSQVLVDQVTDTATLEEMAHLFTYRYYSLLNTNPSYMYSLYSKDAQMSKPDVTGKRVVAADHNEIRNYYQQFTSYVLTSNIHSVEVQIVSSHPMFLVQIAGSYTLVNEKEGLEQTKPFVQTVLLSGDLTRSRYQVINDLVTELQAPEAVNTTAYNHATPTTNVAKELQSSPQQDLMSDSARNVMRKDKDVFKLAIFGIPPMVTEVILTDLINQRLAQLESQGKVVDVAVKPQKVNRKSNESLLYAFVELDSKEAADTLLANDLIIQDRNITIEPYKRTDKKRDHKSKNLSPTY; the protein is encoded by the exons atgtctAACTTCGTGGAGGAGAGCGTGAACCAGGTCAATGAAATGAACACGGGTGTAGAAGTTGACCGAGTTCTAAATGGAGTACGAAACAGAGAAAGAAACTTCTCGAGAAACCCAAGAGTGTACAAACATAACCAAACGGGAAGAGGAGAAATGAGTAACCTGTACCAGTACGGAAACGGATACCAAAATCAGCAATATAGCAACAATTGGGGCGAAAACGTACAGTTTGACCAAACGAGGCCGACGAGTTACTCAAACAACTACGCAACGAACTATCCGACAAGCACCAACAGCTACCCGACAAACACAAACAGCTATCCGACAAACACGAACAGTAACTACCCAGCGTCGACAACCAGTTACCCAAACAGCACAAGTAACTACTCGAGCAGCAGAGGAAACAACTATGTGCACGGATACACGGGAACGATGCCGCTCGTGGGAGACGCAAGAATGGCGCCGATGCCGATGAACAACTCGCAAGTGCTGGTGGACCAGGTGACGGACACGGCGACGCTGGAGGAAATGGCACACCTGTTCACATACAGGTACTACTCACTGCTCAACACAAACCCGTCCTACATGTACAGCCTGTACTCGAAAGACGCACAGATGTCGAAGCCAGACGTAACAGGCAAGAGAGTAGTGGCCGCAGACCACAATGAAATCAGGAACTACTACCAGCAATTCACAAGCTACGTCCTCACGTCCAACATCCACAGCGTGGAGGTGCAGATCGTGAGCTCGCACCCAATGTTCCTAGTGCAAATAGCAGGCTCATACACACTAGTCAACGAAAAGGAGGGCCTGGAGCAGACGAAACCATTTGTACAAACAGTGCTGTTATCTGGAGACCTGACGAGGAGCCGCTACCAAGTGATCAACGACCTGGTGACAGAGCTCCAGGCCCCAGAAGCCGTGAACACGACAGCATACAACCACGCCACGCCAACGACAAACGTGGCAAAGGAGCTTCAGAGCTCACCACAGCAGGACCTGATGAGTGATTCAGCAAGA AATGTCATGAGAAAGGACAAGGACGTATTTAAATTGGCAATATTCGGAATACCACCAATGGTAACAGAGGTGATACTGACAGACCTGATAAACCAGAGACTAGCACAACTAGAATCACAGGGAAAAGTAGTGGACGTGGCAGTCAAGCCGCAAAAGGTCAACAGAAAAAGCAACGAGTCCCTGTTATACGCATTCGTAGAGTTGGATTCAAAGGAGGCAGCAGATACACTACTAGCAAATGATCTCATAATTCAAGATCGCAACATAACAATAGAACCTTACAAGAGAactgataaaaaaagagaTCATAAATCAAAGAATCTGTCCCCAACatactaa
- a CDS encoding uncharacterized protein (protein of unknown function, ATP binding family protein), producing the protein MRYAQIVLGPAGSGKTTYCKVFQDYLFSCKRNCYIVNLDPATEESLVFENEKNKGYLNRDKDKASTFDTDIRDFVDIGTVVEAEDLGPNGALVRSAEMLVQNLDWLSEQLEATYGDESYLLFDTPGQIELFLHIPYVKSISQLLQRLNINCLAVYLLDVSFMNDPAKLISGSLASLAAMVNLEMPHINILSKCDLISNKSNKFQKLHLYNDHSNGEADDNEIEYEEFYEMVNRSSDDLVSSLDKHLPQRYKKLNFAFASLLEDFDLVSFMPLNINDEECLEQILVATDVALQYGEEAEPSAKFDLSDTI; encoded by the exons ATGAGATACGCCCAAATAGTTCTTGGTCCTGCTGGGAGTGGCAAGACCACCTACTGCAAGGTGTTTCAGGACTATTTGTTCTCATGCAAGCGGAATTGCTACATCGTAAACCTGGATCCAGCCACTGAGGAGAGCCTAGTGTTTGAAAATGAGAAAAATAAGGGATATTTGAATCGAGACAAGGATAAAG CGAGCACTTTCGACACCGACATTCGCGACTTTGTGGACATTGGCACCGTCGTCGAGGCCGAGGACCTGGGACCGAACGGAGCGCTCGTGAGGAGCGCAGAGATGCTGGTGCAGAACCTGGATTGGCTCTCGGAGCAGCTGGAGGCGACCTATGGCGACGAGTCATACCTGCTCTTTGACACCCCCGGGCAGATCgagttatttttacacatccCCTACGTTAAGTCGATAtcgcagctgctgcagcgCTTGAACATAAACTGCCTCGCAGTGTACCTTCTGGACGTCTCCTTCATGAACGACCCCGCCAAGCTCATCTCAGGCTCCCTCGCAAGCCTCGCGGCCATGGTGAACCTGGAGATGCCTCACATAAACATCCTCTCCAAGTGCGACCTGATCTCAAACAAGTCAAACAAG TTCCAGAAACTTCACCTCTACAACG ATCATTCAAACGGTGAAGCTGACGATAACGAGATTGAGTACGAGGAGTTTTACGAGATGGTCAACAGGTCCAGCGACGACCTGGTAAGCAGCCTCGACAAGCACCTGCCTCAGAGGTACAAGAAGCTGAACTTCGCCTTCGCCTCACTCCTCGAGGACTTCGACCTCGTTTCCTTCATGCCGCTCAACATCAACGACGAGGAATGCTTGGAGCAGATCCTCGTGGCCACTGACGTGGCTCTCCAGTACGGCGAGGAGGCTGAGCCCTCTGCCAAATTTGACCTTTCAGACACAATATAA
- a CDS encoding uncharacterized protein (transcription factor TFIID, C-terminal/DNA glycosylase, N-terminal domain containing protein) — translation MKVNEEVKNINLMKTIEYGAMKVPESYEECDSTHVDLRGACNPQGKNGVNPWIFIKIAAGNLEIVSSDISVLWASAFLTNWHLSDNELVHIARSMSRSEYSKASVKVTFLNPFCVCRIYSNGRVLIMGTLTEKQAYKRLAKTVRKIKYRTKWKVQIPPSSTYNYNSMNSGSEENNTRPSTDQAHSGLGSEQTSSRVGRQSSHRTDRELTRQNRDNKSRFGLDGNGLTWKYVDNPRIFKVSESLKTFKIDQLYCKIVLKNELNLEEIYRKLDPKHINVNLFKNYLSDSDMYNNTLLFKDNLDIGMELERVLENELIASNRTSSCLVFKSGKISILGCSNRSQILYTFNQLIQHL, via the exons atgaaaGTGAATGAGGAAgtaaagaatataaatttgatgaaaacgA TAGAATATGGAGCAATGAAGGTCCCAGAGAGCTACGAAGAGTGTGATTCCACACACGTGGACCTAAGAGGAGCTTGCAATCCACAAG gaaaaaatggagTTAATCCGTggatttttattaaaattgccGCAGGAAACCTTGAAATAGTCTCCTCGGATATATCGGTGTTGTGGGCGTCGGCGTTTCTGACAAACTGGCACTTGAGCGACAACGAGCTGGTACACATAGCGAGAAGCATGAGCAGAAGTGAATACTCGAAGGCGTCAGTGAAGGTGACCTTTCTGAACCCATTCTGCGTGTGCAGAATATACTCCAACGGAAGGGTGCTCATCATGGGAACACTAACGGAGAAGCAAGCGTATAAAAGGCTGGCAAAGACGGTCAGGAAGATAAAGTACAGGACAAAGTGGAAGGTGCAAATACCGCCATCAAGTACATACAACTATAACAGCATGAACTCAGGCTCTGAAGAAAACAACACGCGACCAAGTACAGATCAAGCACACTCTGGCTTAGGTTCCGAGCAGACATCGAGTAGAGTAGGCCGCCAGTCATCGCATAGAACAGACCGTGAACTGACGAGGCAGAATAGAGATAACAAGAGCAGGTTTGGACTGGACGGGAACGGACTAACATGGAAGTACGTAGATAACCCTAGGATATTCAAGGTGTCAGAGTCACTTAAGACGTTTAAAATAGATCAGCTGtactgtaaaatagtgttaaaaaatgagCTAAATTTAGAGGAGATATATCGCAAATTGGACCCAAAGCACATCAACGTAAACCTATTTAAAAACTATTTGAG TGACTCGGatatgtacaataacaCACTCCTGTTTAAGGATAACCTTGATATTGGCATGGAGTTGGAACGAGTGCTGGAAAACGAGCTGATTGCTTCAAATAGAACAAGTTCGTGTCTGGTGTTTAAAAGTGGCAAGATAAGCATACTGGGATGCTCAAACAGGTCACAAATACTGTATACATTCAACCAACTAATTCAGCACCTTTAA
- a CDS encoding uncharacterized protein (DNA/RNA helicase, DEAD/DEAH box type, N-terminal domain containing protein): protein MRIGNAVNSYFKVQHISKNYLKRTKSADNQLTIFKNRGFINRKRNIRLHRQSSVANTDTSSSDRGPLSRYLDNLKCHVNVWGSSLVELEVKLDGLKYLRSRSRFLRKFGSIELVSNGRRFAPNEVQLFSLRPQLTGSDLLINAPKGSGKTFLYLLPHLVYNYLFNNYDSFIKNSGLNLDNHKVAVLLPTIDMVLDDSRTANGCFKRYRKVASLLYKNLALNDLDHVVDSDLIYSTPKSFLKLLVRDSSVRSSVRFVVVDESERMIVGEFAYLLARIKSLLPVDSQFIFLSNFSHNHPLHQFASRFLKLNFKIISFTNRAEKRTKLIRHIYGPIRSIDKHVQIYNSINSNDPTGLDNDGVNASLIENTNKEHITQVDGPPEGDMVKRLESRIRLNRDAILNTKNRVALNDFKIEYVLYEPSRFLDALTNELDVNRKTLVYFPTVRMCQFCYIYIKHYLRRFSRANGLVDGDTFMFYDFHTGLSLEKRRYVLDSFKLAARGILFCTNLAIGINFHNVSKVIQVSFVFNVYELLNKFAHPVRNINGHSDRGHSVESVLLLNNLDGHILYEYYKNDVSVSYKSSFTASSAHDASLDLRRSNFDVYLLNSCELMYRSLLGFYSENAQRLKLDRWMIPSFLNEFLLSFGVTQPFSVSKHFALRTQLIDSPGLEVSRCSNRKSELISALKAYPGFISKSRQANITV from the exons ATGAGAATAGGAAACGCTGTcaatagttattttaaagttcAACACATTTCAAAAAATTACCTAAAAAGGACTAAATCAGCTGACAATCAACTGACCATATTCAAAAATAGGGGTTTTATTAACCGTAAAAGGAATATTAGATTGCACAGACAATCCTCTGTCGCCAATACAGATACTAGCAGCTCCGACCGTGGACCATTAAGTAGATACTTGGATAACTTAAAATGCCATGTAAACGTCTGGGGATCTTCACTGGTTGAACTTGAGGTTAAACTCGACGGTTTGAAGTACTTGAGAAGCCGAAGTAGGTTTCTAAGGAAGTTTGGTAGCATAGAATTGGTGTCAAACGGACGTAGGTTTGCGCCTAACGAGGTTCAGTTATTCTCGCTGAGGCCACAACTAACAGGGTCTGACCTTTTAATCAACGCCCCGAAGGGCTCTGGGAAAACGTTTTTATATCTGCTGCCGCACCTTGTGTACAAttacctgttcaacaactACGACAGTTTCATTAAGAACTCAGGGCTTAACCTTGATAATCATAAGGTAGCTGTGTTGCTTCCAACGATTGACATGGTGTTGGATGATAGTAGGACGGCGAACGGGTGTTTTAAAAGATATAGGAAGGTGGCAAGTCTGCTCTACAAAAACCTGGCGTTAAACGATTTGGACCACGTGGTGGACTCGGATTTGATATACTCAACGCCGAAGAGTTTTTTAAAGTTACTGGTGAGGGACAGCTCAGTTCGTTCTAGTGTGCGATTTGTCGTGGTTGATGAATCGGAGAGGATGATTGTGGGAGAGTTTGCGTACCTATTGGCAAGAATAAAGAGTCTGTTGCCAGTCGACtcacaatttatttttctctCGAACTTTAGTCACAACCATCCACTGCACCAGTTTGCCTCTAGGTTTCTCaagttaaattttaaaatcatatcATTCACGAATAGGGCCGAAAAGAGGACTAAGCTAATTCGGCACATATATGGGCCGATAAGAAGCATCGACAAACACgtacaaatatacaattcAATTAACTCGAATGA TCCAACTGGCTTAGACAATGATGGTGTAAATGCGTCCTTAATTGAAAACACCAATAAAGAACATATTACACAGGTGGATGGACCACCTGAAGGCGACATGGTTAAGAGGCTGGAGTCAAGAATAAGGCTGAACAGAGATGCAATACTAAACACTAAAAACAGAGTTGCTTtgaatgattttaaaatagaatACGTACTCTATGAACCGTCAAGATTCTTGGACGCCCTAACTAATGAATTGGACGTGAATAGGAAGACGCTGGTATACTTTCCGACTGTGAGGATGTGCCAGTTTTGCtacatttacataaaacACTACCTGAGGAGATTTAGCCGTGCCAATGGCCTTGTCGATGGCGATACGTTCATGTTTTACGATTTTCACACCGGCCTCAGTTTAGAAAAGAGGAGATATGTGCTCGATAGCTTCAAGTTAGCAGCCAGAGGAATTCTCTTCTGCACAAACCTGGCGATTGGCATTAACTTTCACAACGTAAGCAAGGTGATACAGGTCTCATTTGTCTTTAACGTCTatgagctgctgaacaagtTCGCGCACCCAGTACGCAACATAAATGGCCAC TCCGATCGTGGCCATTCAGTAGAGAGTGTGCTTCTTTTAAACAATCTTGACGGGCACATTTTGTACGagtattataaaaatgatgttaGTGTGAGCTATAAAAGTTCATTCACAGCCTCCAGTGCACACGATGCCAGTTTAGACCTTAGGCGTTCTAATTTCGATGTTTACTTGCTCAACAGCTGTGAGTTAATGTATAGAAGTTTACTCGGCTTCTATTCCGAAAATGCTCAGAGGCTCAAGTTGGACAGGTGGATGATTCCTAGCTTCCTAAATGAGTTTTTACTCTCGTTCGGAGTCACGCAACCTTTTAGTGTTTCTAAACATTTCGCCCTTAGGACTCAGCTAATTGATTCGCCGGGTCTGGAGGTCTCTCGTTGCTCCAACAGAAAGTCTGAGCTTATTTCCGCTTTAAAGGCGTATCCAGGGTTTATTTCCAAGTCACGGCAGGCCAACATTACAGTTTAA
- a CDS encoding uncharacterized protein (GRASP55/65 family protein) — translation MGAHSSKSPPNGGLRVHRVYPNGPGDVAGIEPFFDYVLDADGYTYTDDSDETLNLFTKYVSDHENQQICLNVYNARKKNIREVFIVPQKWDGIGFLGLTLKFGLFNCLDEGAHIVHVYDKSPAQKAGLMPITDYLLGTNMQLFFDLDCVRIHVANQVDKEVVLIVYNSVTETVRRALIVPRENWGGKGTLGCDLAKGYIHRIPYVKALFTYPSIETYSTYDSNNAGEVVDTIDLSIGNVDNYYNNSANTTLRQDDSQRQQVAETSETAESGAPFTAAAAPQNNLQLEVKFDGSGEPLSEHESHQGDLQPDHSQSDYQYQHDQQPPPSDDEVRRPHHHVSEEQAPDPDVSYESSDSYKPPTMLNLQSDYINLDLVDNRRVNPDPSPKGADEVSQLDKGQLFQL, via the exons ATGGGAGCCCATTCTTCCAAATCGCCGCCAAATGGAG GTCTTCGAGTTCATCGAGTATATCCCAACGGGCCCGGAG ATGTCGCCGGAATAGAGCCCTTTTTCGACTACGTTCTGGATGCGGATGGCTACACCTACACCGACGACTCGGACGAGACCCTGAACTTGTTTACGAAGTACGTGAGCGACCACGAGAATCAGCAGATTTGCCTCAACGTCTACAACGCGCGCAAGAAGAACATCCGCGAGGTGTTCATAGTCCCGCAGAAGTGGGACGGCATCGGATTCCTGGGCCTGACGCTCAAGTTCGGCCTCTTCAACTGTCTGGACGAGGGCGCGCACATCGTCCACGTCTACGACAAGTCCCCAGCGCAAAAGGCAGGGCTCATGCCGATTACCGACTACCTGCTCGGCACAAACATGCAACTGTTCTTCGACCTGGACTGCGTGAGGATCCACGTCGCGAACCAGGTGGACAAGGAGGTGGTCCTCATCGTGTACAACAGCGTCACCGAGACTGTGCGGAGGGCCTTGATCGTTCCCCGGGAGAATTGGGGCGGCAAGGGGACCCTCGGCTGCGATTTGGCCAAGGGGTACATTCACCGCATCCCCTACGTCAAGGCGCTCTTTACCTACCCCTCAATTGAGACCTACTCGACCTACGATTCAAACAACGCTGGCGAGGTCGTGGACACGATTGACCTCTCAATAGGCAACGTCgacaactactacaacaacagtGCGAATACCACACTGAGGCAGGACGACTCTCAGCGCCAGCAAGTGGCCGAGACTTCTGAAACTGCCGAGTCTGGCGCTCCCTTCACCGCTGCCGCCGCGCCTCAAAATAACCTACAGCTTGAAGTTAAGTTCGATGGAAGTGGCGAGCCACTATCAGAACATGAATCGCACCAGGGGGACCTTCAGCCTGACCACAGTCAATCCGATTACCAGTACCAGCATGACCAACAGCCGCCCCCCTCCGACGATGAGGTCCGCAGGCCGCATCATCACGTCTCAGAAGAGCAGGCGCCTGACCCGGATGTTAGCTACGAGAGCTCCGACTCCTACAAGCCTCCGACCATGCTAAACTTGCAATCTGACTACATCAATCTTGACTTAGTCGACAACCGCAGGGTGAATCCCGATCCCAGTCCCAAGGGCGCTGATGAGGTCAGTCAGCTCGACAAGGGCCAACTGTTTCagttgtaa